One genomic window of Halococcus salifodinae DSM 8989 includes the following:
- a CDS encoding UvrD-helicase domain-containing protein: MSTDTHVTRLFGGPGSGKTTALLDRVEDILDESGTTVDDVLVVSYTRAAAAEIRERLAERLDASPRSLKGNVCTMHAKAYELLDLSRGDVVGESDKKEFCEEYGIEFEDEYEGSRRRSARSTTIGNKAIATSQWLQRTTREVADWYDVPFQWNDEEVRLPPEIDDNAQQGNKYTPTWPSDDDRIDIPEAIRAWRSYKGEHGLTGFADMLERVHQRSLLPSVEYLVIDEFQDITTLQHEVYEAWKPHVERALIAGDDDQVVYAWQGADPQLLLDEVGEDVILDNSYRLPSRVLNVVNREVRHIEQRQEKNLRPRTEGGTVEAVHSPSMLDLVRNVRSTVENTDETMMILFRARYQLFRFMDEFIDDGIPFQALTDQRMWTDRLDDYVGAIERVDEGEPITGLEARRLADMLADTAFGTNHRDALYDALDDEQEAAGVEDVAELTIDPGLVEEHVPFMPGPASADDMLRKVSQFQTQSVGAYFGGEYQDVDRDRVRVGTIHSAKGREADHVFVATDLTEKVVEQMAASVDDDVAIPGDEPFTKNTDPVPMLTDNERRVFYVGMSRARERLVLLEDLIGGAPTLPIDVLLDNRPSGVTVEDVLSETEAPAAD; the protein is encoded by the coding sequence ATGTCTACTGACACGCACGTGACCCGGCTGTTCGGCGGACCGGGGAGCGGGAAGACCACGGCGCTGCTCGACCGCGTCGAGGACATCCTCGACGAGTCGGGCACCACGGTCGACGACGTGCTCGTGGTATCGTACACCCGGGCGGCGGCCGCCGAGATCCGCGAACGCCTCGCCGAACGCCTCGACGCCAGCCCGCGATCGCTCAAGGGCAACGTCTGTACGATGCACGCGAAGGCGTACGAGCTCCTCGATCTCTCGCGCGGGGACGTTGTCGGCGAATCCGACAAGAAGGAGTTCTGTGAGGAGTACGGCATCGAGTTCGAGGACGAGTACGAGGGGTCACGCCGACGGAGCGCGCGCTCGACCACCATCGGCAACAAGGCCATCGCCACGAGCCAGTGGCTCCAGCGCACCACCCGAGAGGTCGCCGACTGGTACGACGTCCCCTTCCAGTGGAACGACGAGGAGGTGCGCCTCCCACCCGAGATCGACGACAACGCCCAGCAGGGCAACAAGTACACGCCGACGTGGCCGAGCGACGACGATCGCATCGACATTCCGGAAGCGATCCGAGCGTGGCGGTCGTACAAGGGCGAGCACGGGCTGACGGGGTTCGCGGACATGCTCGAACGCGTCCACCAGCGCTCGCTCCTGCCGTCGGTCGAGTACCTCGTGATCGACGAGTTTCAGGACATCACGACGCTCCAGCACGAGGTGTACGAGGCGTGGAAGCCCCACGTCGAGCGCGCGCTGATCGCTGGCGACGACGACCAGGTGGTGTACGCGTGGCAGGGCGCGGACCCACAGCTCCTGCTCGACGAGGTGGGAGAAGACGTGATCCTCGACAACTCCTACCGGCTGCCGTCGCGCGTACTGAACGTCGTGAACCGCGAGGTGCGTCACATCGAGCAGCGCCAGGAGAAGAACCTCCGACCCAGAACGGAAGGCGGAACGGTCGAGGCGGTCCACAGCCCGTCGATGCTCGATCTCGTTCGGAACGTCCGATCGACGGTCGAGAACACCGACGAAACCATGATGATCCTCTTTCGAGCGCGCTACCAGCTGTTCCGGTTCATGGACGAGTTCATCGACGACGGAATTCCCTTCCAGGCGCTCACCGACCAGCGGATGTGGACCGATCGGCTCGACGACTACGTCGGCGCGATCGAGCGGGTCGACGAGGGCGAGCCCATCACGGGGCTCGAAGCCCGTCGATTGGCCGACATGCTCGCCGACACCGCCTTCGGAACCAACCACCGCGACGCCCTCTACGACGCGCTCGACGACGAGCAGGAGGCGGCGGGCGTCGAGGACGTCGCCGAACTCACGATCGATCCAGGACTCGTCGAGGAGCACGTCCCGTTCATGCCCGGACCGGCATCGGCCGACGACATGCTTCGGAAGGTCTCCCAGTTCCAGACGCAGTCGGTCGGGGCGTACTTCGGCGGGGAGTATCAGGACGTCGACCGCGACCGCGTTCGTGTCGGCACCATCCACTCCGCGAAGGGTCGCGAGGCCGATCACGTGTTCGTCGCGACCGACCTCACGGAGAAAGTCGTCGAGCAGATGGCGGCCTCGGTCGACGACGACGTCGCGATCCCCGGCGACGAGCCGTTCACCAAGAACACCGATCCAGTACCGATGCTGACCGACAACGAGCGTCGGGTGTTCTACGTCGGGATGAGCCGCGCGCGCGAGCGCCTCGTCCTGCTCGAAGACCTCATCGGCGGCGCGCCAACGCTCCCGATCGACGTGCTGCTCGACAACCGGCCTTCTGGTGTCACGGTTGAGGACGTGCTCAGCGAGACCGAGGCCCCCGCTGCGGATTAG
- a CDS encoding M20 family metallopeptidase encodes MAAATDLTRDLVAIPSHDDETDAGDFIETWLREGTDADVTRDGVGNVIARRNTDADADESIALVGHHDVVPPDDSQTADGEYVVEERDGRLYGRGAADMKGAVAAAMCAFRDSEVLRTSDSRTQSDDTDPTVELVFASFAGEEIGGEGARHAIDEGFAPDYAIIGEGTTGYSAPGTTDVAVAHKGRRASTITARGTAAHASEPEAGENAVYTACEAVETVRGIDAPSTDVFGERVRGSVVVTEIDGGSAWNVIPESCSITVDERTVPGERAPLAAVEDSERVEWTVDQDLPPMACDDEAFAEAVRAAAAEAQESEPELVTKPHATDAGWLAEAGVTCVICGPAEQGEAHTKDESVSLAVLDRCYETYREAAESIGR; translated from the coding sequence ATGGCTGCTGCCACGGATCTCACCCGCGACCTCGTTGCGATCCCGAGTCACGACGACGAGACCGATGCTGGTGACTTCATCGAGACCTGGCTCCGCGAGGGGACCGACGCCGACGTGACCCGCGATGGGGTTGGCAACGTCATTGCCCGCCGAAACACGGATGCCGACGCGGACGAGTCGATCGCGCTCGTCGGTCACCACGACGTGGTTCCACCGGACGATTCACAGACAGCGGACGGCGAGTACGTCGTCGAGGAACGCGATGGCCGGCTCTATGGCCGCGGTGCGGCGGACATGAAGGGCGCGGTCGCGGCCGCGATGTGTGCCTTCCGCGATAGCGAGGTGCTACGCACCTCGGACAGTCGGACGCAGTCCGACGACACCGACCCTACAGTGGAACTCGTCTTCGCGAGTTTCGCCGGCGAGGAGATCGGCGGCGAGGGCGCACGCCACGCCATCGACGAGGGGTTCGCGCCCGACTACGCGATCATCGGCGAGGGCACGACGGGCTACTCCGCTCCTGGAACGACCGATGTCGCGGTGGCACACAAAGGCCGGCGGGCGAGCACCATCACCGCCCGCGGGACGGCAGCCCACGCGAGCGAACCCGAAGCCGGCGAGAACGCCGTCTACACCGCGTGCGAGGCAGTCGAGACCGTTCGCGGGATCGACGCACCATCCACCGACGTGTTCGGTGAGCGGGTACGGGGAAGCGTTGTCGTGACCGAGATCGATGGTGGCTCGGCGTGGAACGTCATTCCGGAGTCGTGTTCGATCACCGTGGATGAACGGACGGTTCCGGGCGAGCGCGCTCCGCTGGCGGCCGTCGAGGATTCGGAACGCGTTGAGTGGACGGTCGATCAGGACCTCCCGCCAATGGCGTGTGACGACGAGGCGTTCGCCGAGGCGGTTCGCGCGGCCGCCGCCGAGGCTCAGGAGAGCGAGCCCGAACTCGTCACGAAACCCCACGCGACCGACGCGGGCTGGCTCGCCGAGGCAGGCGTGACCTGCGTGATCTGTGGGCCCGCCGAGCAGGGCGAGGCCCACACCAAAGACGAGAGCGTGTCGCTCGCCGTCCTCGATCGGTGTTACGAGACCTACCGCGAGGCGGCCGAATCGATCGGCCGGTAG
- a CDS encoding DUF255 domain-containing protein → MDAGAVDTLVEWREWGDAAFAEARERDAPILCNLRAHWCRECREMDRTAYASPTVAANLNDGFVPVRVDVDRRPRIRDRYNMGGFPSTVFLTPAGELITGATYLGTDGLRQVLERVRAAWNENGEESGRIPRELRDADPPAGELTPAIEAHMEREIEAAFDEEFGGWGTGPKFPLAPAIEFALGRDPDRAFRTLEAIRTHLHDTYAGGFFRYAVERDWGERQTEKTLDTNAGLCRAFAAAARYDDEYAAPAERTAEFLTTTLASGDGFATSQAGDEAYYGLPPSDREAADAPPIGDTVLAGANGLAIDALLETHAVTGHEGARRGAERALEHLLDTLVDDGRVCHYRDGDTAGPHGLLADQARVLGALTSAVQVLDDDWLAPAERIAEYTITERREGDSFLDGPEDGAGLLSRPLRPLGTNVAIADALYELGVLTGEERYQRVGRETLAAFAGAHDRLGIEVAGYASTAARLLSGTTIAVAAPVDSPLHRAALDVPDHGAVVVPDADGESDTARVTIDGKSTVVSTPSALREYVAGE, encoded by the coding sequence ATGGACGCTGGCGCAGTCGATACGCTGGTCGAGTGGCGCGAGTGGGGCGACGCGGCGTTCGCCGAGGCCCGCGAGCGCGACGCGCCGATTCTCTGCAACCTGCGCGCCCACTGGTGTCGAGAGTGCCGCGAGATGGACCGGACCGCGTACGCCTCGCCGACCGTGGCGGCCAATCTGAACGACGGGTTCGTTCCGGTTCGCGTCGACGTCGATCGACGGCCCCGGATTCGGGACCGCTACAACATGGGCGGGTTCCCCTCGACGGTGTTCCTCACTCCCGCTGGAGAGCTCATCACTGGCGCGACGTATCTCGGCACTGACGGGCTCCGTCAGGTGTTAGAACGCGTGCGGGCGGCGTGGAACGAGAACGGCGAGGAATCGGGACGGATCCCGCGCGAACTCCGCGACGCCGACCCACCGGCGGGCGAGCTCACTCCGGCGATCGAGGCCCACATGGAACGCGAGATCGAAGCGGCGTTCGACGAGGAGTTCGGCGGGTGGGGCACGGGACCGAAGTTCCCGCTCGCACCCGCGATCGAGTTCGCGCTCGGCCGCGATCCCGACCGGGCGTTCCGGACGCTCGAAGCGATCCGGACCCACCTCCACGACACCTACGCCGGCGGCTTCTTTCGGTACGCGGTCGAACGCGACTGGGGCGAGCGCCAGACCGAGAAGACCCTCGACACCAACGCCGGGCTCTGCCGAGCGTTCGCCGCGGCGGCACGCTACGACGACGAGTACGCCGCACCCGCCGAGCGTACGGCGGAGTTCCTCACGACGACTCTCGCGAGCGGCGACGGGTTCGCGACGAGTCAGGCGGGCGACGAGGCGTACTACGGCCTCCCACCGAGCGACCGCGAGGCCGCAGACGCACCCCCGATCGGCGATACCGTGCTCGCCGGGGCGAACGGGCTCGCGATCGACGCACTCCTCGAAACGCACGCCGTCACCGGCCACGAAGGCGCGCGTCGCGGGGCCGAGCGCGCGCTCGAACACCTCCTCGATACCCTCGTCGACGACGGTCGAGTGTGCCACTACCGCGACGGCGACACGGCCGGTCCCCACGGACTGCTCGCCGATCAGGCCCGCGTCCTCGGCGCACTCACGAGTGCCGTTCAGGTGCTCGACGACGACTGGCTCGCACCCGCAGAGCGGATCGCGGAGTACACGATCACGGAACGCCGCGAGGGTGATTCGTTTCTCGACGGGCCCGAAGACGGAGCGGGCCTGCTCTCGCGCCCGCTGCGACCGCTCGGGACGAACGTCGCGATCGCGGACGCGCTGTACGAGCTGGGCGTGCTGACCGGTGAGGAGCGCTACCAGCGGGTTGGGCGCGAGACGCTCGCGGCCTTCGCGGGCGCACACGATCGCCTCGGAATCGAGGTCGCGGGCTACGCGTCCACCGCAGCGCGGCTGCTCTCGGGAACGACGATCGCAGTCGCCGCACCGGTCGACTCGCCCCTCCACCGCGCCGCCCTCGACGTCCCGGACCACGGGGCGGTCGTGGTCCCCGACGCCGACGGCGAGTCGGACACCGCACGAGTCACCATCGACGGTAAATCGACGGTCGTCTCCACTCCGTCGGCGCTTCGTGAGTACGTCGCCGGCGAGTGA
- a CDS encoding FxsA family protein, giving the protein MVLRIIGLLLLIPLFDAVLLVAVAGWIGAIQTVALVVLTALIGMLLVRAEGRHTARKIQQRVEHGQLPGDELLDGGLLIAAGAFLLTPGLVTDAVGLLLTVPVTRWPIRSAIKRWLVVPYIDRKTGGMASGGVYVGGFPGGTDTDDSDIYDVDGGRDDPEPGHE; this is encoded by the coding sequence ATGGTGCTCCGGATCATCGGGCTGCTTCTCCTCATCCCCCTGTTCGACGCCGTGTTGCTCGTCGCGGTGGCGGGATGGATCGGCGCGATCCAGACCGTGGCGCTGGTGGTGCTCACGGCGCTGATCGGGATGCTCCTCGTGCGCGCCGAAGGTCGCCACACGGCCCGGAAGATACAACAACGGGTTGAGCATGGCCAGCTTCCCGGCGACGAGCTCCTCGACGGCGGCCTCCTGATCGCCGCCGGCGCGTTCTTGCTCACGCCGGGGCTCGTCACCGACGCCGTGGGACTCCTCCTCACCGTGCCGGTGACGCGCTGGCCGATCCGCTCGGCGATCAAACGCTGGCTCGTCGTCCCCTACATCGATCGCAAAACCGGCGGCATGGCCTCCGGTGGCGTCTACGTCGGTGGATTTCCCGGCGGGACCGACACCGACGATTCTGACATTTACGACGTCGATGGCGGACGCGACGATCCCGAACCGGGCCACGAGTAG
- a CDS encoding GNAT family N-acetyltransferase, with product MPGKVFLRGERVTLRTVESEDEDIDLLQQARNDPDLREGLLFRSPSTRGQVEEFIEEPVEDNDDTALLFVCVDEEPVGTVTLFDVHRENATLAYWLLPEFHGEGYATEAVALVIDHAFDTLGLNHLVAWTIDYNEDSQALLGRLGFSHEGTYREHVFRKGEHHDTEHYGILADEWVGSETILDEQSSS from the coding sequence ATGCCCGGCAAAGTCTTTCTCCGCGGCGAACGCGTGACCCTCCGCACCGTCGAAAGCGAAGATGAAGACATTGACCTCCTCCAGCAGGCGCGCAACGACCCCGACCTCCGCGAAGGGCTGTTGTTTCGCTCCCCGTCGACTCGGGGGCAGGTCGAAGAGTTCATCGAAGAGCCCGTGGAGGACAATGACGACACCGCCCTGCTTTTCGTCTGTGTAGACGAGGAACCGGTCGGCACAGTGACTCTCTTCGATGTCCACCGAGAAAACGCTACGCTCGCGTACTGGCTTCTACCAGAGTTCCACGGCGAGGGCTACGCGACCGAAGCCGTCGCGCTCGTGATCGATCACGCCTTCGACACGCTCGGGCTCAACCACCTCGTCGCGTGGACTATCGACTACAACGAGGACTCCCAGGCACTCCTCGGCCGGCTCGGCTTCTCCCACGAGGGTACCTACCGCGAGCACGTTTTCCGAAAGGGCGAGCACCACGATACGGAGCACTACGGTATCCTCGCCGACGAGTGGGTAGGAAGCGAAACGATCCTCGACGAGCAGTCGTCGTCCTGA
- the hisD gene encoding histidinol dehydrogenase, with the protein MDANAVAELAPDERRALFDRDAGIAAIESDVADIVDRVREEGDVALREYAEEFDDTTVGSLDVTDAAERAYDEIDDDLRDAIETAAANIREFHERQIPADWRESFDGRELGRRYRPIERVGAYVPGGSAAYPSSALMTVVPAKVAGVEQVAVATPPADEINPATLAALHVAGADAIYQAGGAQAIAALAYGTETVPRVQKIVGPGNRWVTAAKAAVRNDCEIDFLAGPSEICVLADETADPRFVASDLLAQAEHDPNASVVVVTDDEALARRIVAEVEDRLAGREREDTIREALENDASGVFHARSMSEAVLFCEEYAAEHLSIQAAEDEALLDRIPSAGSAFLGPHSPVAAGDYAAGPNHVLPTGGHAKVAGGLSVDSFLRSTTVQRLDSDALDAIGDTVTTLAAAEGLEAHAESVALRLRESENAARDPDQLRE; encoded by the coding sequence ATGGACGCCAACGCCGTCGCGGAGCTCGCGCCCGACGAGCGCCGCGCGCTGTTCGATCGCGACGCCGGGATCGCGGCGATCGAGTCCGACGTGGCTGACATCGTCGATCGCGTGCGCGAGGAGGGCGACGTCGCGCTCCGAGAGTACGCCGAGGAGTTCGACGATACCACTGTGGGCTCGCTCGACGTGACCGATGCGGCCGAACGCGCGTACGACGAGATCGACGACGATCTCCGGGACGCGATCGAGACCGCCGCTGCCAACATCCGAGAGTTTCACGAGCGGCAGATCCCTGCGGACTGGCGCGAGTCGTTCGACGGACGCGAACTCGGCCGGCGCTACCGTCCGATCGAGCGGGTCGGCGCGTACGTCCCAGGTGGGTCGGCGGCGTACCCCTCCAGCGCGCTGATGACCGTCGTTCCGGCGAAGGTCGCGGGCGTCGAACAGGTCGCGGTGGCGACGCCGCCCGCCGATGAAATCAACCCCGCGACGCTCGCGGCACTCCACGTCGCGGGCGCGGACGCGATCTATCAGGCCGGCGGCGCGCAGGCGATCGCGGCGCTCGCGTACGGCACAGAGACCGTTCCCCGAGTCCAGAAGATCGTCGGCCCCGGCAATCGGTGGGTGACGGCCGCGAAAGCCGCCGTCAGGAACGACTGTGAGATCGACTTTCTCGCGGGCCCGAGCGAGATCTGCGTGCTCGCTGACGAGACCGCCGACCCACGGTTCGTCGCGAGCGACCTGCTCGCCCAGGCCGAACACGACCCGAACGCGTCGGTCGTCGTGGTCACCGACGACGAAGCGCTCGCGAGGCGGATCGTCGCCGAGGTCGAGGATCGTCTCGCGGGCCGCGAGCGCGAGGACACCATCCGTGAGGCGCTCGAAAACGACGCCAGCGGCGTGTTCCACGCGCGCTCGATGTCCGAGGCCGTGCTGTTCTGTGAGGAGTACGCCGCCGAGCATCTCTCGATTCAGGCCGCCGAGGACGAGGCGCTGCTCGATCGTATCCCGAGCGCGGGGAGTGCGTTTCTCGGCCCCCACTCACCGGTGGCGGCCGGCGATTACGCCGCCGGGCCGAACCACGTCCTCCCGACGGGCGGCCACGCGAAGGTCGCCGGCGGCCTCTCGGTCGACAGCTTCCTCCGCTCGACGACGGTTCAGCGGCTCGATTCGGATGCACTCGACGCGATCGGCGACACCGTGACGACGCTCGCTGCGGCGGAAGGGCTGGAGGCACACGCCGAGAGTGTCGCGCTCAGGCTCCGCGAGTCCGAGAACGCCGCCCGAGACCCCGATCAGCTTCGTGAATAG
- a CDS encoding DUF7533 family protein, giving the protein MGIISTFGTVVTLVLALPVAVLGTLFLAQGQTLSGIAMIAVAVLMFVVKTYVTTPDDLPMMAAERTVDTIAKDPGEDERN; this is encoded by the coding sequence ATGGGCATCATCAGCACGTTCGGAACCGTCGTGACGCTCGTGCTCGCGCTGCCGGTGGCGGTGCTCGGCACGCTCTTTCTGGCCCAGGGACAGACCCTGTCGGGCATCGCGATGATCGCCGTCGCGGTGTTGATGTTCGTGGTCAAAACCTACGTCACCACGCCGGACGATCTTCCCATGATGGCAGCCGAGCGGACCGTCGACACGATCGCGAAAGACCCCGGCGAGGACGAGCGGAACTAA
- a CDS encoding HVO_0416 family zinc finger protein produces the protein MATAPNDADADVDEFLAQRGHETGSPGWGESYNKKQCPDCGGLHEADATTCTVCGWTPRSA, from the coding sequence ATGGCGACCGCACCCAACGATGCCGACGCTGACGTCGACGAGTTCCTCGCGCAGCGCGGCCACGAAACCGGGTCGCCGGGATGGGGAGAGAGCTACAACAAAAAGCAGTGCCCGGACTGCGGTGGGCTTCACGAGGCCGACGCGACCACCTGTACGGTGTGTGGCTGGACGCCGCGATCGGCCTGA
- a CDS encoding geranylgeranyl reductase family protein, whose amino-acid sequence MYDFVVVGAGPAGSRFSRQAAAAGHDVLVLERGEVGTPLACSGHVSTDVWEFTPDGARADLLQNEISGARFHAGGPGERAHRFYKDETISNVIDRVELDRTLARAAREAGADLREHHSVIGVEEHADRVAVTARTPDGKQTFDARMVAGCDGPVSRVRRELDLPEPGEKLQGVLAFSDENDPGAHVDVHLSVPEFFAWRIPRAEAGVEYGLAAAPGENATGLFETFTADYGIETGETCAGMIPIGPPDRVTGYRSFLIGDAAAQTKPFTGGGIVYGMTAADHAAREIDPRSPGSLADYETAWRDDLAREIRLGHWVRRAYSLPKPLQNAGLSALSGKIGVHMDKPTTLFSPESLKTLLSRS is encoded by the coding sequence ATGTACGATTTCGTCGTCGTGGGTGCCGGGCCGGCCGGGTCGCGCTTCTCCCGCCAGGCCGCCGCGGCGGGCCACGACGTCCTCGTCCTCGAACGCGGCGAAGTCGGCACGCCGCTCGCGTGTTCGGGCCACGTCAGCACCGATGTCTGGGAATTCACACCCGATGGCGCGCGCGCGGACCTCCTCCAGAACGAGATCTCGGGCGCACGCTTTCACGCCGGCGGCCCCGGCGAGCGCGCACATCGGTTCTACAAGGACGAAACTATTTCAAATGTCATCGACCGGGTCGAACTCGACCGGACGCTCGCGCGGGCGGCCCGCGAGGCGGGTGCCGATCTCAGAGAGCATCACAGCGTGATCGGCGTCGAGGAGCACGCCGATCGTGTCGCGGTAACCGCCAGAACGCCCGACGGCAAGCAAACCTTCGACGCGCGGATGGTGGCGGGCTGTGACGGCCCGGTGTCGCGGGTCCGGCGCGAACTCGACCTGCCCGAACCCGGCGAGAAACTCCAGGGCGTGCTCGCGTTCTCCGACGAAAACGATCCCGGCGCACACGTCGATGTCCACCTTTCAGTACCCGAGTTCTTCGCGTGGCGCATTCCCCGAGCCGAGGCGGGGGTCGAGTACGGTCTCGCGGCCGCGCCCGGCGAGAACGCCACCGGACTTTTCGAGACGTTCACCGCCGACTATGGAATCGAGACCGGCGAGACGTGTGCCGGGATGATCCCGATCGGGCCACCCGACCGCGTCACCGGCTACCGCTCCTTTCTGATCGGCGACGCCGCCGCCCAGACCAAACCGTTCACCGGCGGCGGCATCGTGTATGGGATGACCGCGGCCGACCACGCCGCCCGCGAGATCGATCCCCGAAGTCCGGGATCGCTCGCCGACTACGAGACGGCGTGGCGCGACGACCTCGCGCGTGAAATCCGGCTCGGGCACTGGGTTCGTCGGGCGTACTCGCTCCCGAAGCCCCTCCAGAACGCCGGTCTCTCTGCTCTTTCCGGGAAGATCGGCGTTCATATGGACAAGCCAACGACGCTGTTCTCGCCAGAGAGCCTGAAAACGCTGCTCTCGCGGTCGTGA
- a CDS encoding ABC transporter substrate-binding protein, which yields MNPESTEHEGSTRREYVKYGGAVVGGGLLAGCTGSSGSSGANGTTNSSSRNGTTGNETTSSTGSEGGNTTAGSTGNSYSVTMAPMGTVEFDEPPESWVSYLSTYGDMGIALGKADGLRGLWDPGGMTTVFYDALPDVDVSFENVSPISGGGEFDKEIFYELDADVHLLDPNWIGVLADDWGEDDIEEIATGVGPFLGNYIRRRGDDWHDYQYYSLYEAFEIVADAFDERERYEAFASIHNDMLATIEETLPPSTDRPTVGLVSVNSDFENGVFYVYPVQEGNNHKQYRDLGMRGAFDDHIEGGYGEFDYEQLLEVDPDAIVFQYGFSHVSAAEFDSRLETMRENPVGSQLSAVQNDRLYRGGSSYQGPVVNFFQTEAAARQFYPDAFGEWDGMATLHKESLRLFERQRVADVINGNL from the coding sequence ATGAACCCCGAGTCCACGGAGCATGAGGGATCGACACGGCGCGAGTACGTGAAGTACGGTGGAGCAGTCGTCGGTGGCGGCCTGCTCGCGGGGTGTACCGGGAGCAGTGGTTCCAGCGGAGCCAACGGGACGACAAACTCAAGCAGCAGAAATGGGACCACCGGGAACGAAACCACCAGCTCGACTGGCTCGGAAGGTGGAAACACGACGGCCGGCAGTACGGGGAACTCGTATTCGGTGACGATGGCACCGATGGGAACCGTCGAGTTCGACGAGCCGCCCGAGAGCTGGGTGAGCTACCTCAGTACGTACGGCGACATGGGAATCGCCCTGGGAAAGGCCGACGGCCTACGGGGGTTGTGGGACCCCGGTGGCATGACGACCGTGTTCTACGACGCGCTGCCAGATGTCGACGTTTCCTTCGAGAATGTCTCGCCGATCTCCGGTGGCGGCGAGTTTGACAAGGAAATATTCTACGAGCTGGACGCTGATGTCCACCTGCTCGATCCCAACTGGATCGGCGTGTTAGCTGATGACTGGGGTGAGGACGACATCGAAGAAATCGCCACTGGCGTCGGTCCGTTCCTCGGTAACTACATCCGGCGACGTGGCGACGACTGGCATGACTACCAGTACTACTCGTTGTACGAGGCCTTCGAGATCGTCGCAGACGCCTTCGACGAGCGAGAGCGGTACGAGGCATTTGCATCCATCCACAACGACATGCTGGCGACCATCGAGGAGACGCTGCCGCCCTCAACGGACCGACCGACTGTCGGCCTCGTGTCTGTCAACTCCGATTTCGAGAACGGCGTGTTCTACGTCTATCCCGTCCAAGAGGGGAACAACCACAAGCAGTACCGCGATCTCGGAATGCGCGGAGCCTTCGACGATCACATCGAGGGAGGCTACGGCGAGTTCGACTACGAGCAACTGCTCGAAGTCGATCCCGACGCCATCGTATTTCAGTACGGCTTCTCGCACGTTTCGGCGGCTGAGTTCGATTCCCGGTTGGAGACGATGCGCGAGAACCCGGTCGGCAGCCAGCTGTCCGCCGTCCAAAACGACCGCCTCTACCGCGGTGGCAGCTCCTACCAAGGACCAGTTGTCAACTTCTTCCAGACGGAAGCGGCTGCGAGACAGTTCTACCCCGATGCCTTCGGCGAGTGGGATGGAATGGCGACGCTACACAAGGAGTCACTCAGGCTGTTCGAACGCCAGCGCGTTGCGGACGTCATCAACGGAAACCTCTGA
- a CDS encoding riboflavin synthase: MFTGIVETTGEVRDVIDEDGGRRVRIGADLDDLAHGQSIAIDGTCLTVEDHDSGSFELFCSTETIERTTLATIGVGDVVNIERALPADGRFDGHFVQGHVDATAELRGVERIDDDWEFAFSLPESVARYVVEKGSITVDGISLTVADLRPDSFTVAVIPATYDLTTLSEKAPGDPVNLEVDVIAKYVERLTEGYR, encoded by the coding sequence ATGTTCACCGGGATCGTCGAAACCACCGGCGAGGTCCGCGACGTCATCGACGAGGACGGCGGCCGACGTGTTCGGATCGGGGCCGATCTCGACGACCTCGCACACGGCCAGAGCATCGCGATCGACGGGACCTGTCTCACCGTCGAGGACCACGATTCAGGGTCGTTCGAACTGTTCTGCTCGACCGAGACCATAGAACGCACGACGCTTGCGACGATCGGAGTCGGCGACGTGGTCAACATCGAACGGGCGCTGCCCGCCGACGGCCGGTTCGACGGCCACTTCGTCCAAGGTCACGTCGATGCGACCGCCGAACTCCGCGGTGTCGAACGGATCGACGACGACTGGGAGTTCGCGTTCTCGCTGCCCGAATCGGTCGCGCGCTACGTCGTCGAGAAGGGATCGATCACCGTCGATGGGATCAGTCTCACGGTCGCCGACCTCCGCCCGGATTCGTTCACCGTGGCCGTGATCCCAGCCACCTACGACCTGACGACGCTGAGCGAGAAAGCGCCCGGCGACCCGGTCAATCTCGAAGTCGACGTGATCGCCAAATACGTCGAACGCCTCACCGAGGGGTATCGGTGA